The Geotalea uraniireducens Rf4 genome window below encodes:
- the fabD gene encoding ACP S-malonyltransferase, giving the protein MVTHIFPGQGSQQKGMGGTLFDEFPDLVAKADTILGYSLKALCLEDRHKQLVQTQFTQPALFVVNALSYLKKVQETGMRPDYLAGHSLGEYNALFAGKAFDFETGLKLVQKRGQLMSQATGGGMAAVMGVSADQVEDILRRNKIETIDIANINAPSQTVVAGPKEEILRIAPIFEAAGTIYIPLNVSGAFHSRYMKASQKEFEAFLQQFTFSPLEIPVISNVEARPYKGDVKANLVKQISQSVKWTESIRYLMGKGVDTFEEIGPGNVLSSLVETIRRQPQPLVVEEEVIRPEEAKARQPAASVVSQAREAGGLSGAITATNLGNRSFRQDYNLRYAYVAGSMYRGISSPEMVVKLGQAGMLGFWGSGGTKVQELEAAVQYIQGKLTAGEPYGVNLLHSPNDPSREDQKVDILLKYGVKVVEASAYLIITPALVRYRAQGLRRSGDGTVTGATRIIAKVSRPEIAEAFLSPAPERVVEKLLQERSITQEQAALLKEIPVADDLCAEADSGGHTDGAVAYALLPTIRKLRDELVQRYGYRKEVRVGAAGGIGTPEAAAAALIMGADFILTGSINQCTVEARTSDAVKDMLQGVNMQDTAYAPAGDMFELGAKVQVMKRGVFFPSRANKLYELYRQYNSINDIDQKTKKMLEEKYFKRSFEDVYREMLSSRSPEDKERLERNPKQKLAFLFKWYFRHSTEAALEGRPGQEVDYQVQCGPSLGAFNQWMKGTPLENWRNRKVDEIGEKLMIETADLLNARFEALARC; this is encoded by the coding sequence ATGGTTACGCATATCTTTCCGGGGCAGGGTTCGCAGCAGAAAGGGATGGGGGGCACCCTCTTCGATGAGTTTCCAGATCTCGTTGCAAAGGCAGACACCATACTCGGTTATTCCCTAAAGGCCCTGTGCCTTGAAGACCGGCACAAACAGTTGGTGCAAACCCAGTTCACCCAGCCGGCACTTTTCGTGGTCAATGCCTTGAGCTACCTGAAGAAGGTGCAGGAGACGGGAATGCGCCCGGATTACCTTGCCGGTCATAGCCTCGGGGAGTACAACGCGCTCTTTGCCGGGAAGGCTTTCGATTTCGAGACGGGGCTCAAGCTGGTTCAAAAGCGGGGCCAACTGATGAGCCAGGCAACCGGAGGGGGGATGGCCGCGGTGATGGGGGTCAGCGCCGACCAGGTGGAGGATATCCTGCGCCGCAACAAAATAGAGACCATAGATATTGCCAACATCAACGCCCCGTCGCAAACCGTGGTTGCTGGGCCGAAAGAAGAGATCCTGCGCATTGCGCCAATCTTCGAGGCGGCGGGGACCATCTACATACCTCTGAACGTCAGCGGGGCCTTCCATTCCCGCTACATGAAGGCTTCGCAAAAGGAGTTTGAAGCGTTCCTCCAGCAATTCACCTTCTCGCCGCTGGAGATACCGGTAATTTCGAACGTCGAGGCCCGCCCTTACAAGGGGGACGTGAAAGCAAACCTGGTGAAGCAGATCTCCCAGTCGGTGAAATGGACCGAGTCGATCCGCTACCTGATGGGGAAAGGAGTAGACACTTTCGAGGAAATCGGCCCCGGCAACGTACTTAGCTCCCTGGTGGAGACGATCCGGAGGCAGCCCCAACCGCTGGTCGTTGAGGAGGAGGTGATCCGGCCGGAGGAGGCGAAAGCGCGGCAGCCAGCTGCCAGCGTCGTCAGTCAAGCAAGGGAGGCGGGAGGGCTTTCGGGAGCCATCACGGCCACAAACTTGGGAAACAGGAGCTTTAGGCAGGATTACAATCTGAGGTATGCCTACGTAGCCGGTTCCATGTACCGGGGGATCTCATCGCCCGAGATGGTGGTCAAGCTGGGCCAAGCGGGAATGCTCGGTTTCTGGGGCTCCGGCGGAACGAAGGTGCAGGAACTCGAAGCCGCGGTGCAGTACATACAGGGAAAACTCACCGCAGGAGAGCCGTACGGCGTCAACCTGCTCCATAGCCCCAACGACCCGAGCCGCGAGGATCAGAAGGTCGATATCCTGCTGAAGTACGGGGTGAAGGTCGTCGAGGCCTCTGCCTATCTTATCATTACCCCTGCGCTCGTGAGATATCGGGCTCAGGGGCTGCGGCGCTCCGGAGATGGGACCGTCACGGGTGCTACCCGGATCATCGCCAAGGTGTCGAGGCCGGAGATAGCTGAGGCGTTTCTTTCGCCGGCACCGGAGCGGGTGGTAGAGAAGCTGCTCCAGGAGCGGAGCATAACTCAAGAGCAGGCGGCGCTGTTGAAGGAGATACCGGTAGCAGACGACCTCTGCGCCGAGGCCGATTCCGGAGGGCACACTGACGGGGCCGTGGCCTACGCCCTCCTTCCCACCATTCGGAAGCTGCGCGATGAACTGGTGCAGAGGTACGGTTACCGGAAGGAGGTCCGGGTCGGCGCAGCCGGCGGGATCGGTACCCCCGAGGCCGCTGCTGCGGCTCTCATCATGGGAGCTGATTTCATTCTGACCGGCTCGATCAACCAATGCACTGTCGAGGCGAGGACCAGCGACGCGGTGAAAGACATGCTCCAGGGGGTGAACATGCAGGACACGGCTTACGCACCGGCCGGAGATATGTTCGAACTCGGTGCCAAGGTTCAGGTCATGAAGCGCGGGGTCTTCTTCCCTTCCCGTGCCAACAAGCTTTACGAGCTGTACCGGCAGTACAACTCCATAAACGACATCGACCAGAAGACCAAGAAAATGCTTGAGGAGAAATATTTCAAGCGGAGCTTCGAGGATGTCTACCGCGAGATGCTCTCCTCCCGCTCTCCCGAGGATAAGGAGAGGTTGGAGCGTAACCCTAAGCAGAAACTCGCTTTCCTCTTCAAGTGGTACTTCAGGCACAGCACCGAGGCGGCGCTGGAGGGGAGGCCGGGACAGGAGGTCGATTACCAGGTCCAGTGCGGCCCCTCGCTTGGCGCTTTCAACCAGTGGATGAAAGGGACCCCACTGGAGAATTGGCGCAACCGCAAAGTCGACGAGATCGGCGAAAAACTGATGATCGAGACGGCGGATCTTCTGAACGCACGTTTCGAGGCGCTGGCTCGCTGCTGA
- a CDS encoding acyltransferase domain-containing protein has protein sequence MTNSVVYMFSGQGSQYYGMAKELYKGHRGFRQTFDKLDGVASGLIGESLAKLLYRSGGDPSEPFNQILHTHPAIFMVEYALAQALIQDGVLPCATLGCSLGEFTSAAVAGVAEVEELLEAVLVQAKTLINHCRGGSMLAILYDAAFYQSAPILYQNSELVSINYDTHFVISGFPEKIKEIRAFLAKERILSQSLPVSYAFHSSLIDPAATPYREYLDAKKFLPPSVPFASCLTGTVTENFTGHYFWDVIRQRILFTEALRELEKDGPMIYLDLGPGGTLANFVRRNLALDSRSETYAVITPYHQEMKSLQQIGSVTTKKLR, from the coding sequence GTGACAAATTCAGTCGTGTATATGTTTTCCGGTCAGGGTTCCCAGTATTACGGCATGGCCAAAGAGCTTTACAAGGGGCACAGGGGGTTCCGGCAGACGTTCGACAAGCTCGATGGTGTTGCCTCCGGTCTCATCGGCGAGTCCCTGGCGAAGCTGCTCTACCGGTCGGGGGGGGATCCCAGCGAACCGTTCAACCAGATCCTCCATACCCATCCCGCGATATTCATGGTCGAATATGCTCTGGCCCAGGCGTTGATTCAGGACGGTGTGCTCCCCTGCGCCACTTTGGGCTGCAGCTTGGGGGAATTTACTTCGGCTGCGGTGGCGGGCGTCGCCGAGGTCGAGGAGCTTCTAGAAGCGGTCCTTGTGCAGGCCAAGACTCTGATCAACCATTGCCGTGGCGGCTCCATGCTGGCCATCCTTTACGACGCCGCTTTTTACCAGTCGGCGCCGATCCTTTACCAAAACTCGGAGCTAGTCTCGATCAATTATGATACCCACTTCGTAATTTCCGGCTTCCCCGAAAAGATCAAGGAGATCCGCGCGTTTCTCGCCAAAGAGAGGATTCTTTCCCAGTCTCTCCCGGTATCATATGCCTTTCATTCCTCTCTGATAGATCCTGCCGCCACGCCTTATCGGGAATACCTTGACGCCAAGAAGTTTCTCCCTCCCAGCGTCCCTTTTGCGTCCTGCCTGACCGGGACGGTCACGGAAAACTTTACGGGACATTATTTCTGGGACGTCATCAGACAGCGGATCCTCTTTACCGAAGCGCTCAGGGAACTGGAAAAGGACGGACCTATGATTTATCTCGACCTCGGCCCGGGAGGGACACTCGCCAATTTCGTGAGGAGAAATCTCGCGCTCGATTCGCGCTCTGAGACCTATGCAGTGATAACTCCCTACCATCAGGAGATGAAATCTCTTCAGCAGATAGGTTCGGTTACCACCAAAAAACTAAGATAA
- a CDS encoding 4'-phosphopantetheinyl transferase family protein, whose protein sequence is MVAKSTEASHPLERLIQQHEVFSPRGWCRAYSARLWLRRPESLNQGALCLCRCPLLPSERLVASLLTSEEFAYYAGVSSEKRKQSFLIGRYAAKKAVSLVSNEKPEDIRIHYGVFNNPLISNSSTQGERLEISISHASEIGAALVFPSAHQMGIDIERVDATKAKVIEKEMTRKELDTLNEWSALDYNSILTMAWTIKESLSKSLRTGLMTPFSVFEISRVSARGGLIESTFSNFSQYKSISFKMADFFVSLTCPKRTEIEIDVQKIFKGLFTDDVS, encoded by the coding sequence GTGGTTGCCAAAAGCACCGAAGCATCGCATCCATTGGAGCGGCTGATTCAACAACACGAGGTTTTTTCCCCAAGGGGGTGGTGTCGCGCCTATAGCGCTCGGTTGTGGCTGCGTCGTCCGGAGAGTCTGAACCAGGGGGCCCTATGTTTGTGCCGCTGCCCTTTGTTGCCTTCGGAGCGTCTCGTTGCCTCCCTGTTGACAAGCGAAGAGTTCGCCTATTACGCGGGGGTGAGCTCCGAGAAGCGGAAACAGAGTTTTCTCATCGGGAGGTACGCGGCGAAAAAGGCAGTGTCTTTGGTGTCCAACGAAAAACCAGAAGATATCCGAATACACTACGGTGTATTTAATAATCCCCTAATCAGTAACAGTTCGACACAAGGGGAACGGCTGGAAATAAGCATCTCGCATGCATCGGAGATCGGTGCCGCTCTGGTCTTTCCTTCTGCCCACCAGATGGGGATTGACATAGAGAGGGTGGATGCAACCAAAGCGAAAGTTATCGAAAAAGAGATGACGCGTAAGGAGTTAGACACGCTCAACGAATGGTCAGCATTAGATTACAACTCCATTTTGACTATGGCGTGGACCATTAAAGAATCGCTATCGAAATCGCTCAGAACCGGACTGATGACGCCTTTCAGCGTGTTCGAGATATCGAGAGTCTCAGCACGTGGCGGTTTAATAGAATCCACTTTCTCAAACTTTTCTCAATACAAGTCTATTTCATTTAAGATGGCCGATTTCTTTGTTTCTCTAACCTGCCCCAAAAGAACGGAAATAGAAATCGACGTTCAAAAGATTTTTAAGGGACTGTTCACCGACGACGTATCGTAA
- a CDS encoding MBL fold metallo-hydrolase, with translation MTSSGCRTDIQGYQVFPLRICYQFMINYCYIILDRFSGEAAIVDPAWDLEALQGKLQEMGARPTMILLTHSHYDHVNLVAPLVREYDPKVILSRQERDYYQFSCDNLFAAEHLDQIRLGETLINCLLTPGHTTGSMCYLLSHSLFTGDTVFVEGCGICTTEGGSASGMFESIQRIKRTVEPHVSVFPGHCYGRAPGCSLASVMEHNIYFHLESKRQFVDFRMRKGQTNSFAFK, from the coding sequence ATGACTTCATCAGGGTGTCGTACCGATATTCAGGGGTACCAGGTATTCCCTCTCAGGATCTGTTATCAGTTCATGATCAACTACTGCTACATCATCTTGGACCGTTTTTCCGGCGAGGCGGCGATCGTCGATCCGGCCTGGGATCTGGAGGCGTTACAGGGGAAGTTGCAAGAGATGGGCGCGAGACCAACGATGATACTGCTGACCCACTCCCATTACGACCATGTCAATCTGGTGGCCCCGTTGGTCCGAGAGTACGACCCGAAGGTGATACTCTCCCGGCAGGAAAGGGATTACTACCAGTTCTCCTGCGACAACCTCTTCGCCGCAGAGCATCTCGATCAGATACGGCTGGGAGAGACGTTAATCAACTGTCTCCTGACCCCGGGCCATACCACCGGCAGCATGTGTTATCTGCTGTCGCACAGCCTGTTCACGGGAGACACCGTATTTGTCGAGGGGTGCGGCATATGTACCACAGAGGGGGGATCTGCGTCGGGGATGTTTGAGAGCATTCAGAGGATAAAGCGGACGGTCGAGCCGCACGTTTCTGTCTTTCCGGGTCACTGTTATGGGCGCGCTCCCGGTTGCAGCCTCGCTTCGGTCATGGAGCACAACATCTATTTCCACCTAGAGAGCAAAAGACAATTCGTCGATTTTCGGATGCGCAAAGGACAGACCAACTCCTTCGCATTCAAGTGA
- a CDS encoding site-specific integrase codes for MNDWYERSMKALQLAGLAEGSQQCYTRAVRMLVLFYDKTPDLISEEELQEYFLHRRNVDKWSSGTLRICYCAIRFFFEKVLRRDWHIFGYLKAERSKKLPAVLSQEEIARILSCVRTPHNRAYLFTVYSCGLRLQEGLHLEVGDIDSDRMLIHVHRGKGAKDRMVPLPPPTLAVLREHWKSHKNPRPIFPALGCGDKQGATAESPLAITTVVGAMKDAVRQAGITKRSVHIHTLRHYATHLLEEGVNLRVIQRYLGHSSIETTMVYLHLTRKGHDDAVQIINRLMGEIR; via the coding sequence ATGAACGACTGGTACGAAAGATCGATGAAGGCGCTGCAACTCGCTGGGCTAGCGGAGGGCTCGCAGCAATGCTACACCCGTGCTGTGCGCATGCTTGTGCTGTTCTACGACAAGACCCCCGACCTGATTTCCGAGGAGGAACTTCAGGAATACTTCCTCCACCGCAGAAACGTCGACAAGTGGTCCTCCGGGACTCTGCGCATCTGCTACTGCGCGATCCGCTTCTTCTTCGAGAAGGTCCTTCGCCGCGACTGGCACATCTTCGGCTACCTCAAGGCCGAGCGCTCCAAGAAGCTCCCCGCCGTACTCTCCCAGGAGGAGATCGCCCGCATCCTTTCCTGCGTGCGCACTCCCCACAACCGCGCCTACCTGTTCACCGTCTACTCCTGCGGACTGCGCCTCCAGGAGGGGCTGCATCTGGAAGTGGGGGACATCGACAGCGACCGCATGCTCATCCATGTGCACCGCGGCAAGGGGGCCAAAGACCGCATGGTGCCCCTGCCGCCCCCGACCCTGGCGGTGCTGCGCGAGCACTGGAAGTCGCACAAGAACCCGCGCCCGATCTTTCCCGCTCTGGGGTGCGGGGACAAGCAGGGCGCGACCGCTGAATCTCCCTTGGCCATAACCACCGTCGTTGGCGCCATGAAGGATGCGGTGCGCCAGGCCGGCATCACCAAGCGCTCCGTGCACATCCATACGCTTAGGCATTATGCCACGCACCTCCTGGAGGAGGGGGTGAACCTGCGGGTGATCCAGCGCTACCTCGGCCATTCGTCGATCGAGACGACCATGGTCTATCTCCATCTGACCCGCAAGGGGCATGATGACGCCGTCCAGATCATCAACCGCCTCATGGGGGAGATCCGCTGA
- a CDS encoding IS91 family transposase: MGAIAEIFREFAPEYLRRFGDAMPPEHRKVIDAILLCRTEENGSVVYRCEECGLNHILNRSCGNRHCPQCQSHKTTQWLERQMERMLPGHHFMLTFTVPEELCDFIRSHQRLCYAALFAASSAAMKKLCLDPRHVGGDLPGFFGVLHTWGRQLQYHPHIHYVVPGGAISTADGSWRRSGEHFFLPVKALSSIFRAKFRESIEKAGLLAEVPKEAWLKPWNVNSQAVGASEASIKYLAPYVFRVAISDHRIVKVEDGRVLFRYRKQKSNRERTMALDAMEFLRRFLQHVLPTGFMKVRYYGFLSPNAAVSLEEVRTKIELAYGFDVPEHEMEPKPKAALTCRGCGSLVRYLFVNLPAKRWPSGPSG; encoded by the coding sequence ATGGGCGCCATAGCCGAGATCTTCCGCGAGTTCGCCCCCGAATACCTGCGCCGCTTCGGCGACGCCATGCCGCCGGAGCACAGGAAGGTGATCGACGCCATCCTTTTGTGCCGCACCGAGGAGAACGGCAGCGTCGTCTACCGCTGCGAGGAGTGCGGCCTGAACCACATCCTGAACCGCTCCTGCGGCAACCGGCACTGCCCCCAGTGCCAGAGCCACAAGACTACGCAGTGGCTGGAGCGGCAGATGGAGCGCATGCTTCCGGGGCACCACTTCATGCTTACCTTCACCGTGCCCGAGGAGTTGTGCGACTTCATCCGTTCCCACCAGAGGCTCTGCTACGCTGCGCTCTTCGCCGCCTCCTCGGCGGCGATGAAGAAGCTCTGCCTCGACCCCAGGCACGTGGGGGGCGATCTGCCGGGCTTCTTCGGCGTCCTGCACACCTGGGGCCGGCAGCTCCAGTACCATCCCCACATCCACTACGTGGTCCCCGGCGGAGCGATCTCCACGGCCGACGGCAGCTGGCGGCGCAGCGGCGAGCATTTCTTCCTGCCGGTCAAGGCCCTCTCCAGTATCTTCCGCGCCAAGTTCCGCGAAAGTATCGAGAAGGCGGGGCTTCTGGCCGAAGTTCCCAAGGAGGCGTGGCTAAAGCCCTGGAACGTGAACTCACAGGCGGTGGGCGCGAGCGAGGCGAGCATCAAGTACCTGGCGCCCTACGTCTTCCGGGTGGCCATCTCCGACCACCGCATCGTGAAGGTGGAAGACGGCAGGGTCTTATTCCGGTACCGGAAACAGAAGAGCAACCGGGAGCGCACCATGGCGTTGGATGCCATGGAGTTCCTGCGCCGTTTTCTCCAGCATGTGCTCCCCACCGGCTTTATGAAGGTGCGCTACTACGGCTTCCTGAGCCCGAACGCGGCCGTATCGCTTGAGGAAGTGAGGACGAAGATCGAACTCGCCTACGGCTTCGACGTACCGGAGCACGAGATGGAACCGAAGCCGAAAGCTGCCCTCACCTGCCGAGGATGCGGCAGCTTGGTGCGGTACCTGTTCGTAAATCTCCCGGCAAAAAGGTGGCCGTCTGGACCGTCGGGATAG